One window of the Candidatus Zixiibacteriota bacterium genome contains the following:
- a CDS encoding exported hypothetical protein (Evidence 5 : Unknown function): MFSRKTLSGIGLLLVIAALLAAGCSSDKTPVSTTVTGSLTDPEFVPVKTQVDNLLDSTVSYFSNGFENVYNLPVDTGSIGAAYGPMGPNDTAIYVYVNGWHIIYVALSNVAFTHHVSDSVQYMSDGTPIQNATGLDYMHYIHRWDFANQNQTATHTNMTGDVNLEFSGLDGNVAGINGSKNLNVEWHYITLDSTIEALFGMNVTVDNIQINKVPSAGWASGCPSSGTLGMNINESWTLTDNTGKTMVVRTWTATIQFANGTANVTVNGSGKTWNWSRELCVPPTE, encoded by the coding sequence ATGTTTTCACGCAAGACTCTCTCCGGAATCGGCCTGCTGTTAGTTATCGCCGCCCTTCTGGCGGCCGGCTGTTCCAGTGATAAAACCCCGGTCAGCACCACTGTTACCGGCTCCCTGACCGATCCGGAATTTGTCCCGGTCAAGACCCAGGTTGATAATCTGCTCGATTCAACCGTTTCATATTTCTCCAACGGCTTTGAAAATGTTTATAATCTTCCGGTCGACACCGGCAGTATCGGCGCCGCCTATGGTCCGATGGGACCGAATGACACGGCCATCTATGTCTATGTCAACGGCTGGCATATTATTTATGTCGCCCTGTCGAATGTGGCTTTCACGCATCATGTCTCCGACTCGGTGCAGTACATGAGCGACGGAACCCCGATTCAGAACGCCACCGGCCTGGATTATATGCATTATATCCATCGCTGGGATTTCGCCAATCAGAACCAGACGGCGACCCACACCAATATGACCGGTGATGTCAATCTGGAATTTTCCGGCCTGGACGGCAACGTGGCCGGTATCAACGGAAGCAAGAATCTCAATGTCGAATGGCACTATATAACCCTTGATTCCACTATCGAGGCCCTTTTCGGTATGAATGTCACGGTAGACAATATCCAGATAAACAAGGTTCCCTCGGCCGGTTGGGCCAGCGGATGCCCGTCATCGGGAACGCTGGGCATGAATATAAATGAGTCCTGGACCCTAACCGACAACACCGGGAAAACTATGGTTGTCAGGACCTGGACGGCGACGATTCAGTTTGCGAATGGTACGGCTAACGTGACGGTGAACGGTTCCGGTAAGACGTGGAACTGGAGCCGCGAACTCTGCGTTCCGCCTACGGAATAA
- the argF gene encoding Ornithine carbamoyltransferase — MPRSFTEITDLTKDEVLEIFDLCGKMKSGKIAPKPLAGKSVACIFTKPSLRTRVSFEVGINQLGGHALYITDNEIQLGKRESVADAARVLSRYVGMIMIRTFAHSDVTELAKYASVPVINGLTDLGHPCQILGDYLTIMEHKKKDIYKIAYLGDGNNVCNSWLTLASKLPIDLRIGTSKATPPDKNALTLAKANKGSRILVTEDPKEAVKDADVIYTDVWASMGQKDQSKEKADLLSKYQLNAALLKGADPGYLVMHCLPAERGREITDEVMDDPKHSIVFDEAENRLHIQKAIMVFLLQQ, encoded by the coding sequence ATGCCAAGATCATTTACCGAGATAACCGATCTGACCAAAGACGAGGTATTGGAAATATTCGATTTATGCGGCAAGATGAAGAGCGGGAAAATCGCTCCTAAGCCGCTGGCCGGGAAATCGGTCGCCTGCATTTTTACCAAACCGTCGCTTAGAACCCGAGTTTCGTTCGAAGTCGGCATCAACCAATTGGGCGGTCATGCTCTTTATATAACCGACAATGAAATCCAACTGGGCAAAAGGGAATCGGTCGCCGATGCGGCGCGGGTGCTGTCGCGGTATGTGGGAATGATTATGATTCGGACTTTCGCCCACTCCGATGTTACCGAACTGGCCAAATATGCCTCGGTGCCGGTGATCAACGGGCTGACCGATCTGGGACATCCCTGCCAGATATTGGGGGACTATCTCACCATAATGGAGCATAAGAAAAAGGATATTTACAAAATTGCCTATCTCGGCGACGGCAATAATGTATGCAACTCCTGGCTGACTTTGGCCTCGAAACTTCCGATTGACCTGAGAATCGGGACCTCGAAAGCGACCCCGCCGGATAAAAATGCCCTGACACTGGCTAAGGCCAACAAAGGCAGTCGGATACTGGTGACGGAGGATCCTAAAGAAGCGGTTAAGGATGCCGATGTAATTTATACAGATGTCTGGGCCTCAATGGGACAAAAGGACCAGTCGAAAGAGAAGGCAGATTTATTAAGTAAATATCAATTAAATGCGGCACTTTTAAAAGGAGCCGATCCCGGCTACCTGGTGATGCACTGCCTGCCGGCGGAACGGGGACGGGAAATAACCGATGAGGTTATGGACGACCCGAAGCATTCCATCGTTTTCGACGAAGCCGAAAACAGGTTGCATATCCAGAAGGCCATTATGGTCTTCCTCCTCCAGCAGTAA
- a CDS encoding exported hypothetical protein (Evidence 5 : Unknown function), with product MKSKVTALIGIIFLSAALPSFAGICGDANNNGAVNILDVSYTINFLYKSGPAPEPLKIADVNNSNTVNILDVSYLINSIYKGGKSPYCSIYIGQVPPDSIPQIFAPGFISTADMEFTASFDPTLQEFYFTRRGSDNINKIYYTKFQDGSWTNPAIAPFCGSYMNMEPLLSPDGQKLLFSSDRPCSGCGIANWYVTKSGADWSDPQTQEAPLNSVFMMYSTLSSEGNIYFTNIMVSPPGIYVSRVFDEMYQTPVKLSTAINKGYNEAHPYIAPDESFMIFDAQNRPGGFGGSDLYISYHNEDGSWTESVNLGNLINTIGEDLAPTVSPDGLYFFYARPNGAKHDIYWCSIAFIDKLRP from the coding sequence ATGAAATCAAAAGTAACGGCGTTAATCGGCATCATTTTTCTAAGCGCGGCCCTGCCGTCATTTGCAGGTATTTGCGGTGATGCCAACAATAACGGGGCGGTCAATATTCTGGATGTCTCATATACAATCAATTTTCTATATAAAAGCGGCCCGGCGCCCGAGCCCCTTAAGATTGCCGATGTCAACAACAGCAACACGGTCAATATCCTCGACGTTTCCTATCTGATTAATTCCATTTACAAGGGAGGCAAATCCCCTTATTGTTCAATCTATATAGGACAGGTCCCGCCCGACTCGATACCGCAAATCTTCGCTCCCGGATTTATCTCCACCGCCGATATGGAATTTACCGCCTCCTTTGATCCCACTTTGCAGGAATTCTATTTCACGCGACGAGGAAGCGATAACATTAACAAAATCTATTACACAAAATTTCAGGACGGCTCCTGGACCAACCCCGCTATCGCTCCCTTCTGCGGTTCATACATGAACATGGAACCCCTTCTTTCCCCCGATGGGCAGAAACTGCTTTTTAGCAGTGACCGTCCCTGCTCCGGCTGTGGCATTGCCAACTGGTATGTAACAAAATCCGGCGCGGACTGGTCGGATCCGCAGACGCAGGAAGCCCCGCTGAATAGTGTCTTCATGATGTATTCCACCCTGAGTTCCGAAGGCAATATATATTTCACCAATATTATGGTGTCTCCCCCCGGCATTTATGTCTCGCGGGTGTTCGATGAAATGTATCAAACACCGGTGAAATTGAGTACTGCCATTAACAAAGGGTACAACGAGGCTCATCCCTATATTGCCCCCGATGAAAGTTTCATGATATTCGATGCCCAAAACCGGCCGGGCGGCTTTGGCGGCTCCGATCTTTATATCAGTTATCATAACGAGGACGGTTCCTGGACCGAGTCGGTGAATCTCGGCAATCTCATCAATACTATCGGCGAAGATCTCGCTCCGACCGTCTCTCCCGACGGCCTCTATTTCTTCTATGCCCGACCCAACGGCGCCAAGCATGACATATATTGGTGCAGTATCGCCTTCATCGATAAACTGCGCCCTTGA
- a CDS encoding conserved hypothetical protein (Evidence 4 : Unknown function but conserved in other organisms): MNYNPEKYTAMSLRENCFEVFEIARESSSVEDLRRQLTQLSHNAEFRVQDDFEYYTEGSIIRVRDCARTLFRLMTRRSDHLAKFSVVQAIWDISRDIPRPDLTPAFYAELQHVLLGLQGKGPEKSPADVYLAPSDLQGREAAVERSGQLDVLSGEMQKRMDRFVSGLDESAIAIRKTRRDAIIKVFGVTEKEWYDWQWQVINIVKDPERMATLVGLSESEAQAITAARAEHLPFAVTPYYLSLMDEQPDLGSDRAVRAQVFPPLNYVAEMNRYAGEDLACLDFMKESDTSPVDLITRRYPAICIFKPFNTCPQICVYCQRNWEIEDAMEADAFASESDIEIAARWIEDHPAIHEVLITGGDPLALDDRQLEQILERLFYIQNIERIRIGSRVPITMPMRITENLADLLARYRIPGRRQVAVVTHAQHPYELTPDTALAVERLSTRGIPVYNQLVYTFYISRRFEAAQLRRTLALLGIEPYYTFNTKGKEETTDYRVPLARLLQEQKEEARLLPGLTRTDEAVYNVPGLGKNYLRARQHRDLISILPNGARLYEFHPWEKNISSRMSTYVGEDIPILDYLHRLDQVGEDVSEYETIWYYY, translated from the coding sequence ATGAATTACAACCCCGAAAAATATACGGCCATGTCACTGCGGGAGAACTGCTTCGAAGTTTTCGAAATCGCCCGAGAATCATCATCGGTCGAGGACTTGCGCCGCCAGCTCACGCAGCTTTCCCATAACGCCGAGTTTCGGGTCCAGGACGATTTCGAGTATTACACCGAAGGTTCCATAATCCGGGTGCGGGATTGTGCGCGGACGTTGTTTCGGCTTATGACCCGCCGCTCCGATCATCTGGCGAAATTTTCGGTCGTGCAGGCGATATGGGATATCTCGCGGGATATTCCCCGCCCCGACTTAACCCCGGCGTTTTATGCCGAACTGCAGCATGTTCTGCTGGGGCTCCAGGGTAAGGGGCCGGAGAAGTCGCCGGCCGATGTGTATCTGGCGCCGAGCGATTTGCAGGGGCGGGAAGCGGCGGTCGAACGTTCGGGCCAGTTGGACGTTCTGTCCGGCGAAATGCAGAAGCGGATGGACCGCTTTGTATCCGGCCTCGATGAGAGTGCGATCGCCATCCGCAAGACGCGCCGTGATGCGATTATCAAGGTCTTCGGAGTCACGGAAAAGGAGTGGTACGATTGGCAGTGGCAGGTGATAAATATCGTGAAAGATCCGGAGCGGATGGCCACACTGGTCGGATTGAGCGAATCCGAAGCGCAGGCGATTACGGCGGCCCGAGCGGAACATCTGCCGTTTGCGGTGACGCCTTATTATCTATCTCTGATGGACGAGCAACCGGATCTGGGGAGCGATCGGGCGGTCCGGGCGCAGGTCTTTCCCCCTCTGAATTATGTCGCGGAAATGAATCGCTATGCCGGCGAAGATCTGGCCTGTCTCGATTTCATGAAAGAGAGCGACACCTCGCCGGTAGATTTAATTACCCGGCGCTATCCAGCCATCTGCATTTTCAAGCCGTTCAACACTTGCCCGCAGATTTGTGTTTACTGCCAGCGCAACTGGGAAATTGAAGATGCCATGGAAGCTGATGCTTTCGCATCGGAATCGGACATTGAAATAGCCGCCCGCTGGATCGAAGATCATCCGGCGATTCACGAAGTCTTAATTACCGGCGGCGATCCCCTGGCCCTGGACGACAGACAATTGGAACAGATTCTGGAACGTCTCTTTTACATTCAGAATATCGAAAGAATCAGAATCGGCTCCCGGGTCCCGATTACGATGCCGATGCGGATCACGGAAAATCTGGCCGATCTTCTGGCGCGGTACCGGATTCCGGGCCGGCGGCAAGTGGCAGTTGTCACGCATGCCCAGCATCCGTACGAATTGACACCGGATACGGCCCTGGCGGTAGAGAGACTCAGTACCCGCGGCATCCCGGTTTATAATCAGCTGGTTTATACATTCTACATTTCGCGCCGTTTCGAGGCGGCGCAGTTGCGCCGGACTCTGGCCCTTCTGGGGATCGAGCCGTACTATACGTTCAATACCAAAGGCAAAGAAGAAACCACCGATTATCGTGTTCCTCTGGCGCGGCTTCTGCAGGAGCAAAAAGAAGAGGCGCGGCTTCTTCCCGGCCTGACCCGCACCGATGAGGCCGTTTATAATGTTCCCGGGCTGGGGAAAAACTACTTGAGGGCCCGCCAGCACCGCGATTTAATATCGATCCTCCCCAATGGGGCGCGACTATACGAATTTCATCCCTGGGAAAAGAATATTTCGAGCCGAATGTCGACCTATGTCGGAGAAGATATCCCGATCCTGGACTATTTGCACCGTCTCGATCAGGTCGGTGAGGATGTTTCCGAATACGAGACAATCTGGTACTATTATTGA
- a CDS encoding Peptidase S46, which produces MRRTLSVFPLIVITVLIFASPLLADEGMWMLGDIAKLPFDTLKMMGCQLTAEEIYNPAGGGIADAAVSVSGSSGSFISPDGLIITNHHVAFSAIQRASSPEHNYLENGFYAKTKAEELQAIGYDIRILKGFDDVTKEVLASVNDKMTGRQRHDAIEKATKNIIARAEKGRDVKCSVAQFYNGAKYLLVTYFKIRDVRIVFAPPRAIGDYGGEIDNWMWPRHAGDFAVLRAYVSPDGKTADYSPDNVPYQSKAFFKISAAGINDGDFTMVIGFPGKTNRYENSSYLDDMVNFDYPRDIQTRLDVIAIMEKDAAKDSADAIKLSSPLKGLYNYLKKNQGMMDGFKKTHLLQNKKTEEKELTAFINSKPDLKAKYGTVLSSIDSLYQTHKTWREKEDVQGWMGWRCNYLRFASTIYKWAIEREKKDMDREPGYQNRDTLDEIQSLEDAQTNLVATADKEVFIYFLKRALALPAGQKIEAVENALAGKSDTEIRTFADSLYSHTNLGTIEGRLAAFHETKSRLDKSGDAFIAFARSFEKDREEIRNKDKEYSGTMDKLQAKLIAALEIWKDGRFYPDANGTIRFNYGTVKGYKPRNAVWYEWVTSLTGVMEKNTGIDPFDAPKELIEAYEEKDYGTHLLKSINDVPVDFLSTNDITNGNSGSPVLNGKGQLVGLAFDGNYEAMTSDYLFDPAITRTIAADIRYVLFLLDKVYHADGLLKEMTIQ; this is translated from the coding sequence ATGCGCAGGACCCTGAGTGTATTCCCACTAATCGTAATTACCGTATTAATTTTCGCCTCTCCCCTTTTGGCGGACGAGGGGATGTGGATGTTGGGTGATATTGCCAAATTGCCTTTCGACACGCTCAAAATGATGGGGTGTCAACTGACAGCCGAGGAGATTTATAACCCGGCGGGAGGAGGTATCGCCGATGCCGCCGTGAGTGTCAGCGGGAGCAGCGGATCGTTTATTTCGCCCGACGGCCTGATAATTACCAACCATCACGTGGCCTTTTCGGCCATACAGCGGGCCAGCAGTCCCGAGCATAATTATCTGGAGAACGGCTTCTACGCCAAAACCAAGGCCGAAGAACTTCAGGCCATCGGATATGATATCCGCATCCTGAAGGGTTTCGATGACGTCACCAAAGAGGTGCTGGCATCGGTCAATGACAAAATGACGGGCCGCCAAAGACACGACGCCATCGAGAAAGCCACCAAAAATATAATTGCGCGGGCCGAAAAAGGACGGGATGTCAAGTGCAGCGTCGCTCAATTCTACAACGGGGCCAAATATCTTCTGGTCACCTATTTCAAAATCCGTGATGTCCGTATCGTTTTTGCCCCGCCTCGCGCCATCGGCGATTACGGCGGAGAAATAGACAACTGGATGTGGCCGCGGCACGCGGGGGATTTTGCCGTCCTGAGGGCCTATGTCTCTCCCGACGGAAAAACGGCCGATTATTCGCCCGATAATGTCCCCTATCAGTCAAAGGCGTTTTTCAAAATTTCGGCAGCGGGGATAAATGACGGCGATTTTACCATGGTGATCGGGTTTCCGGGCAAGACCAACCGCTACGAAAATTCGAGTTATCTCGACGATATGGTCAATTTTGACTACCCGCGCGACATCCAGACCCGACTCGATGTTATCGCCATTATGGAAAAGGATGCGGCCAAAGATTCCGCCGACGCCATTAAATTATCGTCCCCCTTAAAAGGACTCTACAATTATCTGAAAAAAAATCAGGGGATGATGGACGGCTTCAAGAAGACACACCTCCTTCAGAACAAAAAAACGGAAGAAAAGGAATTGACGGCCTTTATCAACTCCAAACCGGATCTGAAAGCCAAGTATGGCACCGTGCTGTCATCGATCGACAGTCTCTATCAAACGCATAAGACCTGGCGGGAGAAGGAGGATGTGCAGGGGTGGATGGGATGGCGGTGCAATTATCTGCGATTCGCCTCGACCATTTACAAGTGGGCCATCGAAAGAGAAAAAAAAGATATGGATCGGGAGCCGGGGTATCAGAATCGTGATACTCTCGATGAAATTCAATCGCTTGAAGATGCCCAGACCAATCTGGTGGCGACCGCGGACAAGGAAGTGTTTATTTATTTTCTGAAACGGGCCCTGGCGCTGCCGGCGGGCCAGAAGATAGAAGCGGTGGAAAACGCCCTGGCGGGGAAAAGCGACACCGAAATCCGGACCTTTGCCGATTCCCTCTACAGCCATACGAATTTGGGTACCATTGAGGGCCGGTTGGCGGCGTTTCATGAGACGAAGTCCCGGCTGGATAAATCCGGTGACGCCTTTATCGCTTTCGCCCGTTCCTTCGAAAAGGACCGAGAGGAGATCAGAAATAAGGACAAGGAATATTCCGGAACAATGGATAAACTGCAGGCAAAGTTAATCGCCGCTCTGGAAATCTGGAAAGACGGGCGATTCTATCCCGACGCCAACGGCACGATTCGCTTCAATTACGGGACGGTTAAAGGGTACAAGCCGCGTAACGCTGTCTGGTATGAATGGGTTACCTCGCTCACCGGAGTAATGGAGAAAAATACCGGTATCGACCCCTTTGACGCCCCCAAAGAACTGATCGAAGCGTATGAGGAAAAAGATTATGGAACGCATCTGCTCAAATCGATTAACGATGTCCCGGTCGATTTCCTCAGCACCAATGATATCACCAACGGCAATTCCGGGAGCCCGGTTTTGAACGGCAAGGGGCAATTGGTCGGATTGGCTTTTGACGGCAACTATGAAGCGATGACATCCGATTACCTTTTTGATCCGGCCATAACCCGCACCATCGCGGCCGATATCAGATACGTTCTGTTTCTGCTTGATAAAGTGTACCATGCCGACGGTTTATTGAAGGAGATGACCATCCAATAG
- a CDS encoding ArsR family transcriptional regulator (modular protein): MKEKNDITLPPVLRAMADTTRLKILLMLESKGRTVGEIVSFFNLSQPTITRHLQTLMAAGLVRRTRKGQHVCYELNTESLRSTCVSMVACFPCCGIDLKAKGAGAVCEIVVKKKKSGPGQKSSPGGHLPHKKPKKGVKK, translated from the coding sequence ATGAAAGAAAAGAACGACATAACGCTTCCGCCCGTCCTCCGGGCCATGGCCGACACCACCCGGCTCAAGATTCTTTTGATGCTCGAGTCCAAAGGCCGGACCGTCGGGGAGATCGTCTCCTTTTTCAATCTCTCCCAGCCGACCATCACCCGGCATCTGCAGACCCTGATGGCGGCCGGGCTGGTGCGCCGTACCCGGAAAGGACAGCATGTCTGCTATGAACTCAATACCGAGAGCCTGCGCTCGACCTGTGTCAGCATGGTCGCCTGTTTCCCCTGCTGCGGCATCGACCTGAAAGCCAAAGGAGCCGGGGCGGTCTGCGAAATTGTCGTAAAAAAGAAAAAAAGCGGCCCGGGCCAAAAATCCAGTCCGGGCGGCCATTTGCCTCATAAAAAACCCAAGAAAGGAGTCAAAAAATGA
- a CDS encoding hypothetical protein (Evidence 5 : Unknown function) yields MFHTKAFWGMILLALGVLLLLGNFDIIYFSWHRFWHLFWPILLIVIGLYIIWNRMVGPEKSSFISINCDSGAMKQDGNRYTRTFGDIHVDAKDMEIDGLSVSVTFGDTHINLSGGKLKPEINTIGVSSTFGDITVVLPNNVEVSINAANTFGDITALGRTASGMSNRIVQKTDGYDAASTKLDIGATTTFGDIKIFRA; encoded by the coding sequence ATGTTTCATACCAAGGCGTTCTGGGGAATGATTCTCCTGGCCCTGGGAGTTTTGCTTCTCCTGGGCAATTTTGATATTATATATTTTTCCTGGCACCGCTTCTGGCACCTGTTCTGGCCGATACTCCTGATTGTCATCGGGCTCTATATCATCTGGAACCGCATGGTCGGCCCGGAAAAATCATCGTTCATCTCCATCAACTGCGATAGCGGGGCGATGAAACAGGACGGCAACCGCTACACCCGCACTTTCGGCGATATCCATGTCGACGCTAAAGATATGGAAATCGACGGCCTCTCCGTTTCGGTCACCTTTGGTGATACTCACATAAATTTGAGCGGCGGGAAACTCAAGCCGGAAATAAATACGATCGGGGTTTCCTCGACCTTCGGCGATATCACCGTTGTCCTTCCGAACAATGTCGAGGTCTCCATCAATGCCGCCAATACCTTCGGCGATATCACCGCGCTCGGCCGTACCGCCAGCGGCATGTCCAACCGGATTGTGCAGAAGACCGACGGGTACGATGCCGCATCGACCAAACTTGATATTGGCGCCACAACTACTTTCGGCGATATAAAAATCTTCCGGGCTTAA
- a CDS encoding hypothetical protein (Evidence 5 : Unknown function), whose product MMMTIMHINRITLRMTYLTTGIPFIILFSIVCAPLLVKQNYYLTQDEQTPTISFGGYEIRLNISAGGTDNKSGHDIYGFFLEAIYSNKISDTMMMDSIKNIQIDSLCIEMISDSSFCLAEGWRQGPWLNGKTLYGKQIAWKAIRIPDQNDSIRVSYSIQLLKRINNTIVERKEINFTLFRFEKMKLDISR is encoded by the coding sequence ATGATGATGACAATTATGCATATTAATAGAATAACATTGAGAATGACTTATTTGACTACAGGCATTCCTTTCATAATTCTATTTTCAATTGTCTGCGCTCCCTTACTTGTTAAACAGAATTATTATCTCACTCAGGATGAACAAACGCCAACAATATCATTCGGAGGATATGAGATTCGTTTGAATATTTCGGCTGGTGGCACAGATAATAAATCTGGACATGATATATATGGATTTTTCTTAGAAGCTATCTATTCGAATAAGATTAGTGATACAATGATGATGGATTCAATAAAAAATATTCAAATTGATTCTCTCTGTATAGAAATGATTTCGGATAGCAGTTTCTGTCTCGCGGAGGGCTGGCGGCAAGGCCCGTGGTTGAACGGAAAGACATTGTATGGCAAGCAGATTGCTTGGAAAGCAATAAGAATTCCCGATCAGAATGACAGTATTAGAGTAAGTTATTCTATTCAATTATTAAAGAGAATAAATAATACCATTGTTGAAAGAAAGGAAATCAATTTTACACTCTTTCGATTCGAAAAAATGAAGCTCGATATTTCCCGGTGA